One stretch of Xiphophorus maculatus strain JP 163 A chromosome 19, X_maculatus-5.0-male, whole genome shotgun sequence DNA includes these proteins:
- the nusap1 gene encoding nucleolar and spindle-associated protein 1 isoform X2, which produces MEMDFNSMKYAELRSIAKELGLKANTKADKLLKAIKQHYEKEKKNDEGDENAASDSGREDADDASQQEAPSTAVFVNTRRGRGKCIKRKITDAAEAADPAESCSSSGEKKKKKRKVTLDRDSELNEPEPQLHPDSKDKAPVLAETEMNVLPSSGSRTEKAPKVVKGGKIPRHQGLQQRSKALLKPTTPNFKKLHEAQFNKMESIDSYVQRKTKQVETYKNPVKDLKNSARATMFSPVPGNKTPAEENLRHTLKASKIPSKKPAQKEDGQFRPSVLSARRVNVRFSEATLDNEFKRSLVKTPARMSPCVASSTPQKPTADAAKPAAAKSSALSAQKTPGPFIFTGNTSALGTPGTQKKPAFDLKASLSRPLSYQPHKGKLKPFGDVKENAAGNKSAIANPRQESYKQPKIQSREDRRTKQVESRKQKKENMLGARRGLVMT; this is translated from the exons ATGGAGATGGATTTTAACTCTATGAAGTACGCGGAACTGCGAAGCATCGCGAAGGAGCTGGGGCTGAAGGCGAACACGAAG GCCGATAAGCTCCTGAAAGCCATTAAGCAGCactatgaaaaagaaaagaaaaatgacgaGGGAGATGAAAATGCAGCTTCAGACAGCGGCCGGGAGGATGCAGATGATGCTTCCCAACAAGAGGCTCCCAGTACGGCTGTGTTTGTGAACACGCGTCGGGGGAGAGGAAAATGCATCAAGAGGAAGATCACTGATGCTGCTGAG GCTGCTGACCCAGCCGAATCTTGCAGCAGTTcaggggagaagaagaagaagaaaaggaaggtGACCCTGGACAGAGACTCTGAGCTGAACGAACCGGAGCCCCAGCTGCACCCAGACTCCAAGGATAAAGCTCCTGTGCTCGCTGAAACAG AGATGAATGTGCTCCCGTCGTCCGGTTCTCGTACAGAAAAGGCACCGAAGGTGGTAAAAGGCGGCAAGATCCCTCGTCACCAAGGCCTCCAGCAGAGGAGCAAGGCTTTGTTGAAGCCCACAACTCCTA ACTTTAAAAAGCTCCACGAGGCCCAGTTCAACAAGATGGAGTCCATCGACAGCTACGTCCAGCGGAAGACGAAGCAGGTGGAGACGTACAAAAATCCAGTCAAAGACCTGAAG AATTCAGCTCGTGCCACCATGTTCAGCCCCGTCCCCGGCAACAAGACGCCGGCCGAGGAAAACCTTCGCCACACTTTGAAGGCCAGTAAAATCCCTTCAAAAAAACCCGCACAAAAAGAAGACGGTCAGTTCAGACCCTCTGTCCTTTCTGCCCGCAGGGTCAATGTCCG ATTCTCGGAGGCTACGCTCGATAATGAGTTCAAGAGGTCGCTGGTGAAGACGCCAGCACGGATGTCGCCATGCGTCGCCTCCAGTACCCCACAAAAACCGACTGCAGACGCAGCAAAGCCGGCCGCCGCCAAGTCTTCAGCTTTATCTGCCCAGAAAACTCCAG GACCCTTCATTTTCACCGGTAACACGAGTGCATTAGGAACGCCTGGAACCCAAAAGAAACCTGCCTTCGACCTGAAGGCGAGTCTGTCGCGTCCCCTCTCCTACCAGCCCCATAAAG GTAAACTGAAACCTTTCGGAGATGTCAAGGAAAACGCAGCAGGAAACAAGTCTGCGATCGCCAATCCTCGCCAAGAAAGTTACAAACAGCCCAAAATCCAGTCAAG GGAGGACCGGCGAACCAAGCAAGTGGAAAGCcggaagcagaaaaaagaaaacatgctcGGGGCCAGGAGAGGACTTGTGATGACGTAG
- the nusap1 gene encoding nucleolar and spindle-associated protein 1 isoform X1, which produces MEMDFNSMKYAELRSIAKELGLKANTKADKLLKAIKQHYEKEKKNDEGDENAASDSGREDADDASQQEAPSTAVFVNTRRGRGKCIKRKITDAAEAADPAESCSSSGEKKKKKRKVTLDRDSELNEPEPQLHPDSKDKAPVLAETEMNVLPSSGSRTEKAPKVVKGGKIPRHQGLQQRSKALLKPTTPNFKKLHEAQFNKMESIDSYVQRKTKQVETYKNPVKDLKKNSARATMFSPVPGNKTPAEENLRHTLKASKIPSKKPAQKEDGQFRPSVLSARRVNVRFSEATLDNEFKRSLVKTPARMSPCVASSTPQKPTADAAKPAAAKSSALSAQKTPGPFIFTGNTSALGTPGTQKKPAFDLKASLSRPLSYQPHKGKLKPFGDVKENAAGNKSAIANPRQESYKQPKIQSREDRRTKQVESRKQKKENMLGARRGLVMT; this is translated from the exons ATGGAGATGGATTTTAACTCTATGAAGTACGCGGAACTGCGAAGCATCGCGAAGGAGCTGGGGCTGAAGGCGAACACGAAG GCCGATAAGCTCCTGAAAGCCATTAAGCAGCactatgaaaaagaaaagaaaaatgacgaGGGAGATGAAAATGCAGCTTCAGACAGCGGCCGGGAGGATGCAGATGATGCTTCCCAACAAGAGGCTCCCAGTACGGCTGTGTTTGTGAACACGCGTCGGGGGAGAGGAAAATGCATCAAGAGGAAGATCACTGATGCTGCTGAG GCTGCTGACCCAGCCGAATCTTGCAGCAGTTcaggggagaagaagaagaagaaaaggaaggtGACCCTGGACAGAGACTCTGAGCTGAACGAACCGGAGCCCCAGCTGCACCCAGACTCCAAGGATAAAGCTCCTGTGCTCGCTGAAACAG AGATGAATGTGCTCCCGTCGTCCGGTTCTCGTACAGAAAAGGCACCGAAGGTGGTAAAAGGCGGCAAGATCCCTCGTCACCAAGGCCTCCAGCAGAGGAGCAAGGCTTTGTTGAAGCCCACAACTCCTA ACTTTAAAAAGCTCCACGAGGCCCAGTTCAACAAGATGGAGTCCATCGACAGCTACGTCCAGCGGAAGACGAAGCAGGTGGAGACGTACAAAAATCCAGTCAAAGACCTGAAG AAGAATTCAGCTCGTGCCACCATGTTCAGCCCCGTCCCCGGCAACAAGACGCCGGCCGAGGAAAACCTTCGCCACACTTTGAAGGCCAGTAAAATCCCTTCAAAAAAACCCGCACAAAAAGAAGACGGTCAGTTCAGACCCTCTGTCCTTTCTGCCCGCAGGGTCAATGTCCG ATTCTCGGAGGCTACGCTCGATAATGAGTTCAAGAGGTCGCTGGTGAAGACGCCAGCACGGATGTCGCCATGCGTCGCCTCCAGTACCCCACAAAAACCGACTGCAGACGCAGCAAAGCCGGCCGCCGCCAAGTCTTCAGCTTTATCTGCCCAGAAAACTCCAG GACCCTTCATTTTCACCGGTAACACGAGTGCATTAGGAACGCCTGGAACCCAAAAGAAACCTGCCTTCGACCTGAAGGCGAGTCTGTCGCGTCCCCTCTCCTACCAGCCCCATAAAG GTAAACTGAAACCTTTCGGAGATGTCAAGGAAAACGCAGCAGGAAACAAGTCTGCGATCGCCAATCCTCGCCAAGAAAGTTACAAACAGCCCAAAATCCAGTCAAG GGAGGACCGGCGAACCAAGCAAGTGGAAAGCcggaagcagaaaaaagaaaacatgctcGGGGCCAGGAGAGGACTTGTGATGACGTAG
- the ndufaf1 gene encoding complex I intermediate-associated protein 30, mitochondrial → MSLPTISRVPASGLLRSIRDLRWLLRSIAPLATPRRALTQMGYRRPGQPREDKPPWWRVKFDFSKGLKGMKRHFTLLKEEFFAQFVGPMGKPIIEHMLEQNQVLWEFRGPHSLQEWTISCDREIGGKSEVYLKVGRNNETCLLYGTLCSDPPKDGETRYSGYCTMRAKQPLASFDRKRYHDWSSFNTLHLRIRGDGRPWMINVIAETYYTHQKDDMYSYFLYTRGGPYWQDVKIPFSKFFLAHRGRVQDDQHELWLDKINAIGFTLGDKADGPFQLEIDFIGVCKDYAHTEDFAYEKYKRNPEV, encoded by the exons ATGTCCCTTCCGACTATCTCACGCGTCCCTGCGTCCGGGCTCCTCCGCTCCATCCGTGACCTGCGCTGGCTCCTGCGCTCCATCGCGCCTCTTGCCACGCCCAGAAGAGCTTTGACCCAGATGGGCTACCGGCGGCCCGGCCAGCCCAGAGAGGACAAGCCCCCGTGGTGGAGGGTGAAGTTTGACTTCTCTAAGGGTTTGAAGGGCATGAAGAGGCACTTCACGCTGCTGAAGGAGGAGTTCTTTGCCCAATTCGTTGGTCCGATGGGCAAACCCATCATCGAACACATGCTGGAGCAGAACCAGGTGTTGTGGGAGTTCAGGGGCCCCCACAGCCTCCAGGAGTGGACAATTTCCTGCGACCGGGAGATCGGAGGCAAAAGCGAGGTTTACCTGAAGGTCGGAAGGAACAATGAGACGTGCCTTCTGTACGGGACGCTTTGCTCCGATCCTCCTAAAGACGGGGAAACGCGCTACAGCGGATACTGCACCATGCGCGCCAAGCAACCTCTG GCTTCGTTTGACAGGAAGAGGTACCACGACTGGTCCAGCTTCAACACCCTCCACCTGCGTATCCGGGGTGACGGCCGGCCGTGGATGATCAACGTCATAGCAGAAACCTACTACACTCACCAGAAAGATGACATGTACAGCTACTTCCTGTATACCAGGGGAGGACCCTACTGGCAAGATGTGAAA ATCCCGTTCTCCAAGTTCTTCCTGGCTCATCGGGGGAGGGTACAAGACGACCAGCACGAGCTCTGGCTGGATAAG attaatgCCATTGGATTTACTCTTGGAGACAAAGCAGATGGTCCCTTCCAGCTCGAAATCGATTTCATCGGCGTGTGCAAAGATTACGCGCACACTGAGGACTTCGCATACGAGAAGTACAAGAGGAACCCTGAAGTTTGA